A stretch of DNA from Xyrauchen texanus isolate HMW12.3.18 chromosome 31, RBS_HiC_50CHRs, whole genome shotgun sequence:
atatacagtgtttatatatacagtgcatccgtaaagtattcacagcgcttcactttttccacattttgttaagttacagccttattccaaaatggattaaattcattattttcctcaattctacaaacaataccccataatgacaatgtgaaagaagtttgtttgaaatctttgcaaatgtataaaaaaaaagaaaaacacatgtacataatattcacagcctttgctcaatactttgttgaagcacctttggcaacaattacagcctcaagtctttttgtttatgatgctacaagcttggcacacctgtttttgtgcagtttctcccattcttctttgcaggacctctcaagctccatcaggttggatggggagtgtcagtgcacagccattttcagatccctccagagatgttcaatcgggttcaagtctgggctctggctgggccacttaaggacattcacagagttgtcccgtagccactcctttgttatcttggctgtgtgcttagagtctgaggtccagagccctctagagcaggttttcatcaaggatgtctctgtacattgctgcattcatgtttcctcgatcctgactagtctcccagttcctgctgctgaacaaacattcccacagcatgatgctgccaccgccatgtttcactgtagggatggtattggccaggtgatgtgCGGTGCCTGATTTCCtctagacatgacgcttgccattcaggccaaagagttcaatctttgtttcatttcatcagaccagagaattttgtttctcatggtctgagagtccttcaggtgccttttggcaaactccaggcaggctgtcatgtgccttttactgaggagtggcttctgtctggccaatctaccatacaggcctgattggtggattggttgttcttctggaaggttctcctctttccacagagaaacgctggagctctgtcagagtgaccatcgggttcttagtcacctccctgactaaggcccttctccaaCGATCgatcagtttggctgggcggccagctctaggaagagtcctggtggttccaaactacttccatttacggatgatggaggtcactttgctcattgggaccttcaatgctgcggatatttttctgtacccttccccagatctgtgcctccatacaatcctgtctcggagatctatagacaattccttggacttcatggcttggtttgtgctctgacatgcactgttaactgtgggaccttatatagacaggtgtgtgcctttccaaatcatgtccaatcaactgactttaccacaggtggactccaatcaagaaaaaacatctcaaagatgatcagtggaaacaggatgcacctgagctcaattttgagtgtcatggcaaaggctgtgaatacttatgtacatgtgatttttttttatttttattattattatttttttttataaattcacaaagatttcaaacaaacttctttcacgttgtcattatggggtattatttgtagaatttttgggaaattaattaatttaatccattttggaataaggctgttacataacaaaatgtcgaaaaagtgaagcgctgtgaataatttacggatgcactatatatatacatatatatatatatatatatatatatatatatatatatatatatatatatatatatatatgttatggtaatgaaatgcataaatcctaaaattattattattgagtctacatttattttgaataaattgtaaCGTAATGTTACGCCATTAAACGCCATTACAagggcaaaaataattttgttaattgTGGAAGTTTCTATGTTTGTACATAAGTAGTTTGTATGTCTATATACTGGCTGTTTCAATGTATAATAtactaaatattatatttatgactACTGTATCTTAATAATGAATAATCAAGAAATATGCTGCAAAAATACACACTCTAAACGTCAGTCCGTGTGTTTAAACCAAAATGATTGTATGGAATGTGTATAGTGAAACACCAGAGATCTATAGCAATGCCATTGCTCCTTGTCTGTAATGAGGGCATGGTTAAAGCTCACCTGAGAGGTATGATTTGCGGCGAGTCTACGGCCCACATTCTGCAGTTGTAGCAGTGCAATATCCTAAGGGTTAGCTTTACATCTAATTGATCTAATTCTGCAGTCTCGATGTCTGACAAAGGGAGTAGCAGCTTCACAATAGACTGAACCTCCTCtgtcacataattacacaacaggAACAATAAAAATCATCTAACAATAAAGAATATAATGTGTTTACATGGAAGTGTGTTCTTCTAAATTAGCTTTTCAAAACTAAAATTTACTGCCAGTGATTATCAGCAGTGCTAGTGCAACATACGATTATCCTGTTTGAGAAAAACAGTAACTTGGGTCTTTATTGACTCAAGGAAACAGaaatctttcttttcttttaatgaGATACAATGTCTTTGCTTGTACGTTTGGCAAGTCAATGACTGTTTCACTCTAAGAGAAGTCCTTAGGAACATTAGGTAGCGCCTTAGCAATTTATTACTACAAGAATTTGGTTTGTTTTAATTTCAAAGCGCCTCATTCTACTTTGTGGTGCAGCACTTTGTTTTCATAGAATGTTAAAGATGAATGTGAATGTACGCTTATGCTATACTGAAAAGACCAATCAAATACGAACCTAATGCACAAATGTCTGTGGTGCTGTGTATGTACTAACCTGTGCTATCAGTGCAGCATTTGCTTATCTTGTTTACAGAATactgtttgttttaataatgttttattaagaaAGTgatcagaaatgtaaatgttcatgTTTGTTATGGCACTCACACTAGTTGATATATTTTCATTACACAATGTATTCTTTTTGTAGAGTAAAAATTATATCCTTGTGGCTTCATGCAGTATTGTTTCAAAGTGGAGGTCTGCATTGTTTCTATTTGGTACATagtaaaaattgtttattgtctCTACGTATATGTGTGCAGGTGTCACTATTCAATAAATGTACAAGTCTCAAACCTGTTGATGTGATTGATTAGCATCTTATGCGCAGAAATGTTTGCTACTTATCTTCTTCCAGTGAGCTGTAAGTCCTTATCGGTGTCCTTTTTCTAAATTATGAGCCCTATAAAATCAGCCTTGAATTCTACATTGTTGTTTCTTTGTCACCTTTATTCCCTTTTATTCAAATATTAATAGGGCATTTAAATAAGACATGTCATGCATGACTGTAGGTCAACAAAAATCTCAAAGCATCACTGTCTTAAAACAACCCAATTTACGTCCACCTTTATAATGAAAGGCAAAATAATATGATTTGTCAAAAATATTAAGACATACAAAGTGGTGAGGCAAAATGACCTAAATCAATGAACACCCACTGTGAATTGTACAGTGATGAACACTACAGAAGAGCTTTGGATGTGAGATCatccataagttttgcgttactgTAGCCCATCAGTCCAAGGAAACCGTATGGAAATGTTCCTCTTTGTTAATCTTTTGTGGCTGAGACTCAGAAACAGGTCCTTGTGTACCACTTCTGCCACGTCTGAATTTGTCCTTCCATCTCTGTGTTCCTGGAGTACTAGGAGATGGAGATTGTGATCGTGGAGTGTTCGGAGGTGGACAATGTGATATAGACACAGGCACATTTGTCAGGGTGGAATAATCAGGTTTTGGAGGGAGGGGCTTATTTGATCGCCGCAGAACTCCAAACCCTCTAGACTTCTGTGCCTGTTCCTCCTGCTGTTGTTTCAGGAGCTGGTGATGAAGAATGGTCTGTACATCATCCTGTAAGAGACATGACAGTTAACACTGCTGAACTTGCATGGATTATCTAAATCTGTATGAGGAAATTCAACATGGACAATCACATTGATGAGTTCAGAATCTAGTCTTCTGTATTTTAAAAGGTATGATGAAAACCAGACTGAATCCAGATGGCTACACAGTCTTCAGAACAGACAGTCCTGCATAGACGCAGTTCTACAGCTTCTGTCCTGAGATTACACATTCCCCTTATTTACGTTAATTTtatatagtaattataattatacatttaggattaaaggaatagttcacccaaaaatggaaattctctcatcatttactcactcctcatgccatcccagacgtgaataactttattctgctgaacacaaatgaagattttcagaaaacAACTcccagctctgtatgtccatacaaagtaagtgaataatgaccagaactttgaagctccaaaagctcaaaaaggcagcataaatgtaatccacaacaCCCTGTTTACACCGGACACGAGCGGCACGTCGCGTCAAAAGCcttagaacccattataatcaatgatacgGACTGCACTGGAAGCATCTGTTGCTGCGTATACGTCATGCCGACAGTAAACAGGTGTCCTGTTCCATTTTGTGCTGCATGAGCTGGCATTACTGCTAAACATTTAGAACATTCGTGCCAACGCATCCAGTatagacagcctcaagctgttGCGTCAATGGACGcgcctggtgtagacagggtgtaagactccagtggtaaatccatgtcttcagaagtgatgtgattggtgtggataagaaacagatcaatatttaagtccttttttactataaattctccctgcccagcaggtggcaatatgcacaaagaatgcgaatcgccaaaacaaaagaagaatgtgaacatgaaagtggagaatttatagtaaaaaaggacttaaatattgatccttttctcacccacacctatcatatcgcctctgaagacatggatttaccactggagtcttatggatttcttttatgctgcctttgtgctttttgattttctaaattttggtacccattcaattgcattgtgaggaccaacagagctgagatattcttcatatgtgttcagcagaagaaagacataaacatcagggatggcatggggtgagtaaataacgagagaattttcatttttgggtgaactttccctttaatacaTTCCTCTACAAGTCTGAAATAAGTTTGTGACACTGTAAGTGTTGGATACTATAAGTTTTTTGAAGATATAGTTTTATTTTAGGTgtccccaaaaaatttaattctgtcataatttgcctaatgttgttccaaatccatatgacttttttccatatgaagttaggcagaatgttagcctgagtCACCATTGTTTCATTGTGCGGACAAAAGAtttgaggctaacattcagccgattatctccttttgtgctccatagaagaaagtcataaggatttggaacaacatgagggtgactaaaagatgacaaagttttcatttttggatgaactgtcccttttacaTGTTACCGAAGGCAGTGTTTTATAATATAACTGTGTAAATAAGATTAAAGTTGGCTGATTAAAAACTATGCTGACAAAATGTTTCGACAAACTGAAATTCCACATTGTCTGTCAAGGTAAAAATGTCTGTGTTCTTGTTGCTGCTTTGAAGTCGCCTAGAGCCTTTTTAagatgaaaaagttttttttttattatatatatatatatatatatatatatatatatatatatatatatttaaaataaacagtgGATATAAacagtctacacacccctgttaaaacagcaggtttttgtgatttaaaaaaatgaaacaaagataAAACATATCAGAATTTTTgcccctttaatgtaaaaattgcaACCTATGCAAtaccactgaaaaccaaagtgacatttcagagaaaaacaaaaaactaaaaagaaaaatccctgaactaatacttagttaaagcaccctttgattttattacagcactatTAGCTTGGCACATCTTGGCATGGGAATGTTTTCCCACTCTTTGCAAAAACTTTCCAAATCTGTGAAATTGCGAGGGCATCTCCGGTGTATGGCCATCTTCAGGTCCCCCAACAGATTTTCTATAGGATTTATgtctgggccattccaaaacattcaTCTTTTTTGTATGAAGccattcttttgttgatttggatgtgtgcttaggAACATTGTCATTCTGAAACATGAAAGATCTCTTAATTTTCAGCTTTCTAGCAGACGCCAGAAGGTTCTGTGCCAAAACTGACTGGTAATTGGAGCCATTCATGATTCCCTCCACCTTCACTAAagccccagttccagctgaagaaaagcagccccaaagcatgatgctgccaccaccatgcttcaccatgtGTATGTGTTCTTTTGCTGGTGTGCTGTGTTGTTTCTtcaccaaacataccttttacaATTGTGGGCAAAAAGttcaatcttggtctcatcagaccataacacatttttccacatggtTTTTGGAGACTGGATATAGGTTTCTGCCAGGCTtggatgattttcttttttttttcatcagaaaagGCTTGGTCTGGCCACCCTTCCCCATAGCCCAAACAGATGAAGAATATGGGAGATAGTTGTCACATGTAGGGAGcaaccagtacttgccagaaagagcTGCAGCTCCTTTAATGTTGTTGTATTCCTCTTGACAGCCTCCCTGACctgttttctctttgtcttctcatcaattttggagggacgtcctgttcttgataatgtcactgttgtgccatactttctccacttgttgatgtgtcactttggttttcagtggtaTTGCAtatgttgtaatttttacattaaatatgcaaaaagtctgacatgatttatctttgtttaattttttacatcacaaaaacctgccgTTTTAATAGTGGTgtttagactttttatatccactgtatgtatatatatatatatatatatatatatatatatatatatatatatatagtatataagtttaaAACCATAAGTGACAAAAAATAAGTTAGTATCTCATCAGAAACTTCGTTTTGAGTGAGTCCCTAGTAGGCAACCTCCAGAGTTCTAAATGAAATGATTGTCTTCATGTTATGGTCAATAAACAATGAGTCTTTTGAAACATACTTTCCAGGATTCCAGCTCTATGGTCAATTCTAGTCGTCTTTGAACAGCCTCCAAAAGATGGTTATTCAATGTCATCAGTTCATTCTTGCTTTTCAATAGCTCAGACTCCATTGCTTGTTTCctgcattaataataatgattaaaaaaaatacattatacaaaATACAAACCTTAAATGAACAAGTTTTTCAAGTTAGCTAGTGTATATATTTATCCGCTTGGTCTAGGGATCAACCCAACTCACTTTGCAATGGCCTTATCTCTGTCCCGCAGTGCTTGCTGCAAAATGGCAGCATCTTCCCCTGCCTTCTGACTTCCCTGCCAATGATAAAATGCAGAATGAATTAAAGATTTGTTCTGCAACTATTCTTAATAGTCATGGCATGTAAATGAAATGGTTAAGCAAGTTCTTGCAGAGGAGGGGTATTTATATCATGAATGATGTAAAATGAGCAGATGGGTGTGGTTAAAACTCACCTGAGAGGTATGATTTAGGGCGAGTCTACGAGCCACATTCTGCAGTTGTAGCAGTGCAATATCCAAAGGGTTAGCCTGAGAGGGCTGATCTAATTCTGCAGTCTCGATGTCTGTCAAAGGGAGTAGCAGCTTCACAATAGACTGAACCTCCTCTGTCACCTAATTACACAACAGGAACAATAAAGACACAATTAAGACAAAACTTGCTTGCATACATTTTCTGGATTTCATTTATGTTATGAGCCAGTCTGTAGACAAGATTATAACAAAGTCAAATAAAAAGCttatattaaatgttattttatttattttgaacataaGACACAGACTCACCCGTTCACTGTTTTGACTCCAACCAGGTCCACTTTCGCTCTGCCTTTGCAGTCTATCCACCTGAGCCTTAAGCTTCAGACTGCGCTGTCTTGACAGTTCTACCTCCCTTTTTACCTGTTTCAGCTACAGCCATAGAGACAATGTGTTAGGCTAGCTTGCACAACAACATACATGGCTTCTATTCACATGGGTGAATATGGCCACAagtacactactggtcaaaagttttgaaacacttattctttattatattttgatttttttcacattttagaataatagtaaattcatcaaaactatggaatgacataaatggaactatggtgttgtgactaaacaaaatccaaaataaatcaaaactgtgttatattttagcatctttcaAAGTAGTCactctttgcctagaatttgcagacatgcgcTCTTGACATTTGACAACTTCTTGAAtgccctgggatgctttttaaacagtattgaaggagttcccatctgtgtTGGACACTTATtgtctgcttttctttattatttggtccaagtcatcaatttcaaaaacttttttttattattaaattttagttttttaatgaaatacattaatgtgttggcacaattatatttttgtctacaaaaataattaaaacatttaagcatatgccttcagatcaaaaaaaattttaagatcatgagaaacatttctgtCAAGATATGACAGAACTATTGACCGGTAGTGTAAATACACTTGTGATGCACGTTTAAGACCCTTCAAAATCATATCAGTGACACTCAGTTGTACTTTTATCACACATATGATGTAACTGAATATTCAAGATGGAGGAACCAGATGCAAAAGTTTAAGAATCAATCATTgaaaaaactcaaaatgttttccCAAATGTCTAGTAGTTATGGCCCTGGTGACACACCTGCGAGCATAAATACAGGCAGGGTGGTGTACTTTAATCCCCTGCTATTCCAGATTCTTCAGGAAGATAAGAAAGATGGAATGTTGTCATTAAAGGCAAACTAAGTGGAAACATTCCAAACCACATCTAAAATAAACCATATTTCCTCTTTTCGTGAGGTCTTGTGATTTTTCAGTATAGTCACCAAATCACAAGACGATTTCCATAAAAAGAAGAAATATGATGTAATGTAATACCTACTTGTCAAAGGTCTGAGGCAAACTAGACAAATAGTTTTCTGTCACACAAAACTAGTCAAAGAGTTTGCCTCAGACATTttgtctagtttttgtgtgacagAATGTGCTCTTTTAGTTTCAGTGGATAAAGTATGATTAGGAAATATTGTAATAATGGAGCTGGTGAAATTTACCAACATTATACAGTTTGTGGACATCCTGTGTTTGCTGTAAAGTAAACGTACCCATAAACCAATAGACTCATATTTGTGACTAGCAAGTTATGCTgctttgaaaataatttaatggAAGTGAACTAATTAATTAAAAGCACGAATCTCTGGTCCTCGTGTTGTTTGTCCTCTTAATATTTTtcgattttgatttgttttttcccctttgttCTGTACTTGTTTCACTATTTGAGATGCTGTAGCCACGACTCACCGTGGCAGACACCGGGCTGGACACACGTCTGCGGATGGGGCTCCCACTCCGGAGCAGATCCGGTAGCACTTCATCAATGTATTTGGGCTTCCTCGGTAGCGAATCTGGGTTAGAAGCTTCAGCCACGGTCATCTGGTCTGAGTAACCATTCTGGCCTGTCTCAGAAGAATGGCGATTGTCACCAACCACTGCCTGCTGTTCTTGTACCTCATTCAATGTGGGCAGTTGTGAGCTGAATGTCTCTCTGTCCGTGTCCTTGTTATGACTTGAAACGGAGTCATCTTGGTCATTTAATCGTTTATGTATTTTCTCAGTGGGCTGAGGTAAGAGGTCCCTGATTGTTTGGAGGGCGACTGGTGCATCTCTCCTATACGTCTCCATGGTCTGAACGGCAAGTTCTCAACAAGTGAGAGAACACTTAAAGACAAAGCTAGAAACCAGCAGACAATGCACACAAACCAGTTTTTCCTGCCTTTTGACGCGGAGAAATGTCAAGTGCGTCATCAAAGCTCATCAGGGTTTGACATCAGAGGGTGCTGAATGTGTGATGGAGGCTTTTGTAAAACATACTGTTATACTGtttatgcaaatataaacattgATGGGATGACAAAACGGCAATTTATTTCATTAAGTGTccccaggggcgattctaggattTAAATATTAGGGGGGTTCAGCCCCCAGTAACACTGTGACTgacatatggggcttttccactgcaaggtACAACTCGACTCCACacaactctgcttgctttttgggggttttccactgtggataatacctggtacctgttactttttttttagtaccacctcagtcgaggttccaagtgagccgagccgatactaaatgtgatgtcaaaagcctgcagatcactgattgttcaCAGAGAATTGTCACTGTCAACGGCACGGGACATCAATCCGCTAGTTTTAacgttagctacagcgatagcagtatcatttgttcatgtggGTTTCGAATTGTAattagaaatggctgtgcgcaaaaccacagcgtggtcaataaatgaggtgcagacgttcctctcgttagcgacgaacgaaacaaCACAAAACGAAAAAGTccttcaggaagtgtctcagctgttggccgcacacggctaccaccggacctaccagtgtagagaaaataaaaaaaaaacttcaaagtgactacagaaccatcaaggaaaagtggaagtggttcgaccaaatagacgctatctagactggcgagcaatgggagggagagtgctctatactctgcttgaaagcttcaatttatttagttgaccatctACTGGAaatcttgcttctaaaacaaccaggccaatttaactgttacacttgtgtaaaaaaaaaaaaactgctttatgcagcataacgagctagtagctaacagctagcggtcgtgttattgtttatggtttatgtttgtgttgcgttaaagatgatgtcacggcagtagaggcggcgcaactatgatgatcagcctataatcccacccatgttgcgGTGGCACTGAACTGcaatggaaaagcaagctcagaaaagtaaagcgagtcgaaccGAACcctaacgtgcagtggaaaagtgccataaggtGTGCACATTTAGTGTATTCCTTTCGGTggcataaatgtttttgttgttgttctcaaCTTTGTTTACATAATTTATGCTGGCAGCTAATAGACTTTTAGTTCataacattgttattttctttaaaaaaaacaattataaagttATTCAAGTAACCGAAACACTTAAAGAATATAGACAAACCATATATTAATGTATCTGTCTGTTTACTGGCAACACGTTCCattttttgttctccatttattGACAAAAATTATAGaacatgtttaaattattttgcaatttcaaaGTTATATCAAACACCTCAAAAACCTATTATTtcaataaatgtcacatttatttaGTGGACTGAATTAACTCCAGATGATGTTTCTCTGTCTGACATTAAATAGCGACTTGAGTCTTTTGAATtcattaattcaaaatattcattcagatttgttcactAATTCGTTCAAGTGCCAGTTTTTGTAAGTCACACTTTTATGCAAATAATTAAAGtcttatgtgttttcagttattAGTTGCTTAAACCATCGACTGAAACAAGTTATGCTTCATTAAAATGTAAGTCTACAAATTGACTAATAGAATTCATCGTGTTAGGTGAGCGTTTAATCATCATTCAAGAattttccccacaaatgacaacaacgCATATCCATAAAACATTTTGAACTGCTGCATGACtatacaaaaagacaacaatattagCCTAATTAGTTTCAATTATGTTCTTATGTCATTGCAAGGTATACAGTCACTTTTACTCCTTTACTACTTTTatttctcctcctcttcttctgacGGTAAAGATCCAGATCCTTGCACGTTCACAAACAAAATTACCAATTTGTTTCCGCTCAGACACAAATGGTCTAGGGTCAGGCAAAGCCTATGAGTGACCCTCAAATTATTTCATGTCTAGTGTTCAAAACGAATGTGTtcttgtggtaaaaaaaaaacaaacaaaacaaaacaaaaaatgcaacagTGAACCGAACGCAGGTGTcttcagattaacatttttattggttgattctcaaacataacacagaaaaaaGCTACATGCATGGATGTATGTTAATCTGAgggtttaaatgcattctgtacttTATAGAGGGTTAACTCATTGAAGTACAATGTTAATGGAttcctttttagctgctgtttgcagaataatgaAGATCTCATGAGGATCCCATGACATCCTCCATTACAAAAAATGCTGAAAAACAGCGAGACACACAATAGTCAAAGACAACCATCTAGCTTATGTTTACAAAAACAATCAAGACACAAAATCACACCCCCAAAGAAGTCAACTCCCTTTGAATATGAAAATCTctaaataaaatgacaatttatttgattcatttatGGTCACTGAGTGTGATGCTGagataaataatttttcataatgtATTTAAGGGGGCTTCACCTTTTCTTTTCTTGCCTATAAAGACTGACCACAGCACGAGCCAAAAGCATTCGAGTGTGGGCTGTGAATGAGCCTATCATTAGTTTGACCCGCTAAATGAATACGCCCCTTCCCTACAGGCCCTACCAGCTGGTCATTTGAATCTGAACATAACGAATCAGTCATCTCGCTTGTGAACACGCGAGGATCTGAATCTGTTGACCGACTGAATGAGAGGAAGAATGTCCTTCCTTTAGTTGGATAAACTTGTTTAACAATGAGAGAAAGGGGCTGGATAAAGTATGAATAAAAGTGGTTGATGGCATTACAATGGTGCTTTACACATAGTTTTAATGAATGACTCACTCAATTTAAATAAGTGTACATACGTACATACATAAGTGGTCTCTACAAAACAAGCAACAATGAAAATCAAGtccttaataaaattataattatattttattcctgGCTGTACTGGGAGCTTTAATCATGTCCTCTGCCAGAGGTGTGAGATACAAGATACAAGAAATCCAAGCGCCcggctggagagagagaaagcggtaagggcgcttacacctgagctaaattatgcctaaaacctgtttctaattccagtgagcatggggagagcggcataaaagcagccacacaaCCAGCAGATGGGTGTGAGAGAGCCTGGGTCCAGAAAGTTATTATTGTGACCCTGTGAGCGCTGAAGTGTGGTCATTAAAATCCTTACCCTGTCCAATGCCAATGTGAATGTTGCCAAATATAACCgatcaaatgtaaatgttttatggcacagcacatttatatattttaagatattttacaacaacaacaaaagcggtGTGCTTTTACTTAGGATTTTCACCTGATGGATGATAAAACATTACATAGACACAGATTGTAGGAAGTACACATGCTATGTCTACAGACTTaaggggtgggctcttttgacttgggcatCCTCATAGCAACCGCCCTGAACAACTCagcaactgcatatcaatgcCAAGTTCTTGCCAACACTAGAATTGTGGTGGCGACTTTT
This window harbors:
- the LOC127625246 gene encoding uncharacterized protein LOC127625246; its protein translation is METYRRDAPVALQTIRDLLPQPTEKIHKRLNDQDDSVSSHNKDTDRETFSSQLPTLNEVQEQQAVVGDNRHSSETGQNGYSDQMTVAEASNPDSLPRKPKYIDEVLPDLLRSGSPIRRRVSSPVSATLKQVKREVELSRQRSLKLKAQVDRLQRQSESGPGWSQNSERVTEEVQSIVKLLLPLTDIETAELDQPSQANPLDIALLQLQNVARRLALNHTSQGSQKAGEDAAILQQALRDRDKAIAKKQAMESELLKSKNELMTLNNHLLEAVQRRLELTIELESWKDDVQTILHHQLLKQQQEEQAQKSRGFGVLRRSNKPLPPKPDYSTLTNVPVSISHCPPPNTPRSQSPSPSTPGTQRWKDKFRRGRSGTQGPVSESQPQKINKEEHFHTVSLD